A single region of the bacterium genome encodes:
- a CDS encoding recombinase family protein — protein MKQETNKIKYFLYARKSSESEDRQVQSIDDQTDRLKRLAQDLGLNIKKIYIEAKSAKKPNNRPIFDEMIQRIENGEAEGILCWQINRLSRNPIDSGKLQWLLQQGTLKSLQTIDRQYLPDDNVLLFSVESGSANQFVLDLSKNTKRGMLRKLESGWQTGIAPLGYLNDKENKIIIKDPERFNLVRKMWDLMLTGNYTAPKILDIANNDWGFRTRKFKRIGDCPLSRSGIYKIFTSLFYIGIIENAGVQYEGKHDKMITLEEYDRVQMLLGRKGKPRPKHHEFAFTGSIRCGVCGCLYTAETKKKFIKETGEIKEYTYYHCTRKTTKIKCDQRKSISVDDLELSIEKEIEKYTILPEFLQWALEGLNKKNDTEIEDRSKIYEMQHKTLTETQKELDELTKMRYRQLIDDETFIKEKNTLQSRISQLKENLRETETRADKWLELTEKTFNFATYARKAFITAKGKEGLELKKEILLALGKTPIMNGGKLLIEANEWFVPTNNDYPALEKEYIGLELNKMPLNKAKTEALASVRARWLRR, from the coding sequence ATGAAACAAGAAACCAACAAAATTAAATACTTTCTTTACGCCAGAAAGTCATCAGAGAGCGAAGATCGACAGGTGCAGTCCATTGATGATCAGACAGACCGGCTAAAAAGATTAGCTCAAGATTTGGGTTTAAATATTAAGAAAATTTACATTGAGGCGAAGTCGGCAAAAAAACCAAACAATCGTCCAATTTTTGATGAAATGATACAAAGGATTGAGAACGGCGAAGCCGAAGGTATTTTATGCTGGCAGATAAATCGCCTTTCTCGCAACCCTATTGATAGCGGAAAACTTCAATGGCTGTTACAACAAGGCACATTAAAATCGCTTCAAACGATAGATAGACAATATCTTCCCGACGATAACGTTTTACTTTTTAGCGTAGAAAGCGGATCAGCAAATCAGTTTGTCTTGGATTTAAGCAAAAACACCAAACGAGGAATGTTGAGAAAATTGGAAAGTGGGTGGCAAACAGGAATAGCGCCGCTCGGCTATCTCAACGACAAGGAAAATAAAATTATCATCAAAGATCCGGAGCGTTTCAATCTTGTCCGCAAAATGTGGGACTTAATGCTTACCGGCAACTACACTGCTCCCAAAATTTTGGATATTGCCAACAATGATTGGGGTTTTAGGACAAGGAAGTTCAAACGGATCGGCGACTGTCCACTTTCACGAAGTGGGATTTATAAAATCTTTACGAGCTTATTTTATATCGGAATTATAGAAAATGCTGGGGTTCAATATGAAGGCAAGCACGATAAAATGATCACACTTGAAGAATATGACCGAGTACAAATGCTTCTTGGCAGAAAGGGCAAACCAAGACCCAAACATCACGAGTTTGCTTTTACCGGTTCAATTCGTTGTGGCGTGTGCGGTTGTCTTTATACAGCCGAGACAAAGAAAAAGTTCATAAAAGAAACTGGTGAAATAAAAGAATACACCTATTATCATTGCACAAGGAAAACAACAAAAATTAAGTGCGATCAAAGAAAAAGTATTTCGGTTGATGATTTGGAGTTATCTATTGAGAAAGAAATAGAAAAATACACTATTTTGCCGGAATTTTTACAATGGGCGCTAGAAGGTTTGAACAAAAAAAATGACACCGAGATTGAAGACAGATCAAAGATTTATGAAATGCAACACAAAACCTTAACGGAAACACAAAAGGAGCTGGATGAGCTTACCAAAATGAGATACCGCCAGCTTATTGACGACGAAACTTTTATTAAAGAAAAAAACACACTTCAAAGTAGAATCTCCCAGCTTAAAGAAAACTTGCGAGAAACAGAGACACGGGCCGATAAATGGTTGGAGCTTACTGAAAAAACTTTTAACTTTGCTACTTACGCCCGTAAAGCATTCATAACAGCCAAAGGAAAAGAAGGGTTAGAACTGAAGAAAGAAATCTTATTGGCATTAGGAAAAACGCCGATAATGAACGGCGGAAAGCTCCTTATTGAAGCAAATGAGTGGTTCGTACCTACTAATAATGATTATCCTGCGTTGGAAAAGGAATACATAGGGTTAGAACTGAACAAAATGCCCTTAAATAAAGCAAAAACAGAAGCTCTCGCCTCTGTTCGTGCACGTTGGCTCCGCAGGTAG
- a CDS encoding sigma-70 family RNA polymerase sigma factor, which produces MRKKHRRAIMAKKKPKRFEKARKGPKKRLSKVKRRKAKIIKAVGLGRPAKVFIKEKVSELLNKGKERGFVTYDEILHYFPRVEMDVKGLEAFYQALQDQGLDLKESQEFLDLGKVKDKTKRVFEAKPDPIQLYLKEIGRVSFLTPDEEKELAKRIEKGDEEAKKRLAQANLRLVVSIAKKYIGRSPNLTFLDLIQEGNLGLFRAVEKFDWRKGYKFSTYATWWIRQAITRALADQARTIRIPVHMVETISKYAKAKKRLLQDLGREPIAEEISAEMGIPLGKVYHLMKISQDTISLETPVGEDDEDSILAEFIEDQKEIPPNIMAARTLLRERLESILVDLTPREQKILAMRFGLKDGVNHTLEEIGKEFGVTRERIRQIEAKSLERIREHRNLKRLKGY; this is translated from the coding sequence ATGAGAAAGAAACATCGCCGGGCCATTATGGCCAAGAAAAAGCCAAAACGTTTTGAAAAAGCTAGGAAAGGGCCCAAAAAGCGCTTGTCCAAGGTAAAAAGGCGGAAGGCCAAAATAATAAAAGCGGTCGGGCTCGGCCGGCCGGCCAAGGTTTTTATCAAAGAGAAAGTCTCCGAGCTTCTGAACAAAGGCAAGGAAAGGGGCTTTGTCACTTATGACGAGATCCTCCATTACTTTCCCCGGGTGGAAATGGACGTTAAGGGGCTGGAAGCTTTTTATCAGGCTCTTCAGGACCAGGGCCTGGATTTGAAAGAATCCCAGGAGTTTCTGGATCTGGGAAAAGTCAAAGACAAAACAAAAAGGGTTTTTGAGGCCAAGCCCGATCCGATCCAGCTTTACCTGAAAGAGATCGGCAGAGTTTCTTTCTTGACTCCCGACGAGGAAAAGGAACTGGCCAAAAGGATCGAAAAAGGGGACGAGGAAGCAAAAAAAAGGCTGGCCCAGGCTAATTTAAGGCTGGTAGTTTCCATCGCCAAAAAGTACATCGGCCGGTCTCCGAATCTGACTTTTCTCGATCTAATTCAGGAAGGCAATCTCGGGTTATTCCGAGCAGTTGAGAAGTTTGACTGGAGAAAGGGCTATAAGTTCTCGACCTATGCCACCTGGTGGATCAGGCAGGCAATCACCCGGGCCTTGGCCGACCAGGCCAGAACCATCAGGATTCCGGTTCACATGGTCGAAACTATTTCCAAGTACGCCAAGGCGAAAAAGAGGCTTCTTCAAGACTTGGGCAGGGAGCCGATCGCAGAAGAGATTTCTGCCGAGATGGGCATTCCTTTGGGAAAAGTCTATCATTTGATGAAGATTTCTCAGGACACGATTTCCCTGGAGACTCCGGTCGGCGAGGATGATGAAGACAGCATTTTGGCGGAGTTCATCGAGGATCAAAAGGAAATCCCGCCCAACATTATGGCGGCCAGAACCTTATTAAGGGAAAGGCTGGAAAGCATTTTAGTTGATCTGACTCCGAGAGAGCAAAAGATCCTGGCGATGAGGTTTGGCCTAAAAGACGGGGTCAATCACACGCTTGAAGAGATCGGCAAGGAATTTGGAGTCACCAGAGAGAGGATCCGCCAGATTGAAGCCAAATCCTTAGAAAGAATCCGGGAGCACCGCAATTTAAAAAGGCTCAAAGGCTACTGA